The sequence below is a genomic window from Uranotaenia lowii strain MFRU-FL chromosome 2, ASM2978415v1, whole genome shotgun sequence.
atcactcgagattattcaaacaaaatagCCGGGGATTTGAGTAGATATTTCttctatgattgtttaaggCAACTTCCTcctttcactgattcgataCAAATGGGAAatgggagctcccatacaattatATTTAAAAGCTCAAGTTCTAATCTAGCAGATGGTAACTGAttggaaaaacaaattgtaCAGGGCAGAGTAAAAGAGTGCATGAAATGATtctatggtttaaaaaaaacccttttcaccTTCCAGAGGCGAATAAGAAGGGGGAAAAGGAGTTCGGCACTATATTTGTATATCTTGAGAAGAACCTATGGGGCTGTTCAcaaattacgtaagcacatagggggggtgggggggtttcacatttgcttacgatctcttactaggggggtagggggggtttccaaaaatcttacgttagaaatgttacattaaaattcatcacagccatacgaaaccatattactcaggattttttactcactacctatttgttggttaattttgatgttatgttatttatctttgaattattcaaaaaattccaggtttataaaacttatagagaaacaattcaaaccaacatgccatcaaaaacactaaatcacattattgaaaaaggtcgtctaaatcacattattaaagAATTCGTCGCTTTTCGTTTTCCATCCTAACGATCTTTTCAATTGAgcaatttatagaaacaaaaaggaaaatagCGCCTTGGGACACCACGATTTGAGTCCATCATATTTCTaaaatgacttcatccagaaaaaaacttgaaaaatcaatGTAAGGCGCTTTAAAGAAAGAATTTCtggacagttttttcagtgatagacactaccaactctaaattttacaaacgatttaccaaaaaaaatcctaaaactgaGATTTTAGATTAGTTGACAACGCGATtatcgttaaacattttttcccCAATCCTAGTAGTAAAGAATCatattattttcaagatttttatgattttcaggtaaaattcataacaatttttatggaaccttgtgctaacctgatctctcttttttaaatcggaatttagattttatattgttgattgtggaaatttattgaaaattattgttaccccaaacatgctatgtcttgaataatgttttctttgattgcttatgacatttcatctgttgttttgtatagattgtgcttttcaaatacagtttattaattttacttaaaaagtgctttgctttgaagcatgcatgtcacatttttaatattttcaagctattcttgaaaaaaacgtgtcaatttctcaaagaataaaaaacgtaagatcttactagggggggaggggggggttttgaaaaatcttactttgtcttaccagggggggagggagggttgaaaatttccaaaatcgtgcttacgtaattagtgaacggcccctatccaacaaacggaaccaaacttgaaagaaaaagaattCGAGTACAAaaatgtttccatttttttaaataagagagCCGGGAACGGGGGAGGTTTTATCGCatagtttttgaaacttttcagaTTGTAGAACCATATTTACCTGAAAGGATTTTTGACCTTTCCTTCTTCAGAggaaaaacgggaaaaaggAAAGAATATACAGCTCGAAAactcatcaagcaaatggagtcAAATGTGAGATGTGATGTTAtttggttatgaaaaatgttgttatttCAGTTCCTGAACTTTCCCCACACTGCAGAGgagaaaggaaaataaaatcgagttccttatcaaatttaaaaccattattgagaatcagtttcagttcaagttttcaaaaaaattatttcaaagaatctCATCTTTTTTGTATTCCGATATTAATTTGATAAGTGAGCTCTCATCATAaagatatcgaaaatttatttatagtgaattttttttcacacaatttactgatttttagaaggtgtagcaaagcacaccggtccagcttgtaataaataaaaatacaacgttttgaaaaagaattataCAATTTGCAATTCTTGTATCGGCTCTgatttttactttgattttcaattttgtatttgaattttatttgtaaattgtttctaaatttttttttttaattacctaTTTGTAAATATCATCTATTTGtttatctttgaatttttccaaaacagagaattttatttggtgatagagttattaaataaatttcgtattgaattttgcatttaacagcTCTGATCagagtttacatttttcttGAGAAGTAGTCAAAGAAGTCAAGCTAAGCTAACCTTACAGTCCgcttcatcttttttttctgaacgcTTTGCAGTTTTGAGCAAAGTTGTATCCAGAAAAATTTAGCGAAATAGTGCGAATTTTAtgggaaaaatccaaaaaaaaactcatcaatCTCCGCAcaatgtttcgaaattttatattcaaaatttcatatcaaaacCCACGTAACTTAGACTTGGAAATTCctggaaattcaaaataaaatgtgcCATTCTGACGTACGTTAATGGTACAAAAATACATAAaggtaaaaaatcaacatctcaAAGACTTTTTAAaagcacgatttttttcttattcatttcattaaaatgttggtaaaaagaCAACTTACTTGTATTGCACTAACTATCAGCAAACTCCACGGTGCGGTCCAGGGACAGCACTGACACAGCTTAACGAGCACTGCTTTAGCATCCTTCCGTTTCCGCCGCTTCCGGTTGTTCCGGACAAACTTATCAACCACTTTGGCATCGCACTGAGATTTTGCTTTTCCAccgacactttttttgctgggtGATCGAGGCTTACTTTTCCTATGACTACTAGATTCACTGGCACTACTTGTCCTTTTATCCGGTTGTCCCTTTTCCAGGTCGATTGAATAGATCTTTGGCTTGCCGGACACCGGAGGACAACAGAGAAGTTCATTTTCCACACTAGATTCACTTTCACTTTCCTTCCGGAGGAACGGTTCCGAGGGGTCTTCACTTAGCGGGGTTTTCCCGTCATCTGGTTTTGGATGTTCCAGTCTCTCGTTCTCGCTCCAGGCCTCGTTTCCGGGTAAGCCTAGAGCCGTTGAGAGCACGTTCTGGCTCGTGCTTGACGCCGGAACAACGCGAGATTTTTGCTTTTCCATTACGAAGCTGTGACGAAAATCTTCGGAATTGACCTACTAAGAATTCGTTTGCGCTTGTTCGATGCGCAATCTGCCACATTCGCTATCTAATCAGCGTCGCCGCGCGCCTTCGAATGCAAAGTTTGATTAGTCGGTTCAGAGCCATTGTGAGGCGCTTAAATAATAATAAGTAGCATTGCTAGCTGTCGATAATGGCGGCTAAACCAAACAGTCTGGTGAATTCGCTGACAGTGACTAAATTAACATGCATTCTGTCACCTTTTTTACCTCCAGCAGCCGTTTTCCCCCTCTTTAGTACGACAAAGCGTTACATTTACACAAAGAGCATGGCTAAGTTCTTGCCTTTTTAGCGTGAAGGGCTGCCAAGGTCTTAGCTCACCAATCAATTAATCTCGCAACCGATAATTGGTTCTTTTGTTACCGGGAATCATTCAATGATGCTGCTGATCAATCAGCTGATGATTCGACGTTTTCTGCCTCAATGAAAAAGCGGGCGTGAACTTGAAATTCTTCACGAACGGGAACGggaaaatttgaatgtttacattttgctATTCCACCCACTTCTCGAGGTCGATGAATTTGTTTACTCGTTCCAGATCCAGCTTCCGAGAGCGAATTCGATTCCGTTAAACTATCTATGTCATAAGAAATCCAATTAGGACTAATCGTCGATCGTTTATCTAAAGATGATTCACTGGAGAATTCCTTCGCGTGGACCTGAGATGACTAGACTATTGATTAGCGAGAGTGCAGGTACTAACTCTGAGGCCACTGAGGGACTTGGTTCAAGCAGCCACCACCGTTAAATAAACTTAGCCGAGATTCGCGAACTAAGATAACCTTGTGACTGTGAGGTGATTCAATGTGCGCGGCTTTGATTGATCTCCTCTAGAGGGTGCAGCTCGCATCAGCAGCTTCATGACTGTTTACATCGTTCCATGATCGGTTTCACTACACCGGAGATTGCCTGTAAATCAGacgaaaaatataaacaaaattagttCAGTGTACATTATTTCGTTGGCTTCAAATAATCGAGTAAAATTCAAATCAGCAATGTGGTCAAAGGGCAAGAACCGTGAAATAGTCCATAATCATCTCTGTTGACCCGAATTGTATCTCCCATATATTTCATTATCATCGGCTTTGTTTCAACTAACTGATAATTTCCAGCCGAATGTCGCGTGCTTCTCAGAAATAGCAATCAGAAgaagctccgaaaaaaaatgtcattccgtGAATCTCGGATTAAGACatccaaggaaaaaaaaccgcCAAATAAATGGCGGTATTCATCGCCATATCGTGATCATGTCATGAATGACTTAACCCATGTCGGAACGCCACAAAAACTAACCAttcatcagcggatgaaaaaagtagaaaaaaataagcaGCAGTTCAGATTGAGGAATCGCTCCCGCCAAATTGCCCGGGTCGTCTCAATGTCTGCAAGGAAAATAAACAACGTATCGACAACTTGTTATTACTTTTATCCAGTTGAGCTGATCACACCCAAATACTCTTGTTGAGAGAAATGACAACACATCGCCTTAAATCAGTTTGTAGATGGTCAAGATGGGAAAAATCCGTCAACGGAGTGACCGCTGTTGACGTTTATGGAGTGCGAATCATACTTCTGTGTGGTGCTGATAATTAAGTTCACTTGTAATAAAGACAATGTATGATCCTTGTAGGTGATCATAAAAAACGCACCTTAACCTTGATCTAGGTTGAATCATGAAGTGATGGAAACAATTGTTGCAATCAACCTTTTCTTGTAAACaacattcttttaaatttttatcactttgtgtaatttttaaaaattatttaaacaatttttttatatttgcaatatttgtatttttggtgttatctttgtatcatttttgtgaaatatttcccGAGTAAACTTCGATGCCGCAATTGATAGCAATCAGTGACCAAAACGAGCAATCAataccaaaatgatagcatcaAAGGATCAATACGTCGAAATATGATGCCAAACCAATGCCCAAATGATGCATTGATACCTGAATGAaagcattttatttattttttaatttaatcatttatttttcatttgaaggCTCATTTGCTGTGAAGCCTAAGGAGCCGAgttatgttttatgtttttcagacgGGAATCCTTTTCCTGGTAAACGGTTCGGTTGAGGTGTTCCATCTTGCCATAGAAAGCTATCCTCGATCAGGTGATGTTTTGTAGTGGGAAACCATCGTCGAAACTCGTAGATCAAAGCTTCAGAAATTGTTCAACCGCAAACAAACAAGATAGGATAGAAGtaggaaagtttgaaaaaaggttGAATCAATAGGAATTAACTTTTTGATAATATAGATGCTGTTGTTCTGGAGAAGAAGACATTATTTCTGAATAATCTTGAATCAACGACCTTATTGCGTTGGGAATGTTCATcacaattgaaaaatgaaagcaTTATTTGATCTTATAATTTCCATAGTAGCAAAACAAGGTATTGATGATaccttattattttgaaaaaaaaaaaaaaattttttttaagcgttgaaatttaaacaaacaaacaaggaACTCAGCATAGTGAGGGATTACTTCGTTTTGATTTCTCTACCATAGCTAAACTAGGCTTCGTTAAGGTATCATCgaatcgataaaaaattaacaagtaAAATCAACTCTACGATCTTGGTTTCACTGTTCGTTTTTGATACCTCGTTTAGCCAATAGTTTTAAGGGCACAGCGATGCCAATTTTTGCACTTATTGAACACCAAAAAGTGGCAACATTATGATCTCAAAAattgtgttaacagtttatcaccgctggtttatgattttaatttaatgattaatggcatttcggtgaattatacattctaataggaagaatttcaaatgaaagtaatgaaaattatagacggatagattagattaggaagcatgaaaggtgttgaaaatgagccaagagcgtgatttgagaaaacttcttgccgcacaagaccatttgtcccacatcgtattattgtctagaagaagcaaagtcgataggctgactttgcattgatctatacaatgatacatggatggatcgaagcacgtgtttttcgtaccccgatcggacaaAAGGAAATGTACGGCCGGCTCAGATGAAGTTTTCTATTGCGAGAGCTGGTTCGATCGATGTGTAAGCTGTTTTCGGGTGTTCGTTGTTTGCACGGCGACGCTACTACTTTATTGTTTCGCGCACTTTGAGTAACCGTCAACGTCCCTATTTGTTAAGCCATGCACATCAATTAGTGAACTGcatttttatttccccatatttCCCCCCCTTTTTCTTTGCCAATTGATTTTGGGTTAACAGCTTACACATCGATCGAACCAGCTCTCGCAATAGAAAACTTCATCTGAGCCGGCCGTACATTTCCTTttgtccgatcggggtacgaaaaacacgtgcttcgatccatccatgtatcattgtatagatcaatgcaaagtcagcctatcgactttgcttcttctagacaataatacgatgtgggacaaatggtcttgtgcggcaagaagttttctcaaatcacgctcttggctcattttcaacacctttcatgcttcctaatctaatctatccgtctataattttcattactttcatttgaaattcttcctattagaatgtataattcaccgaaatgccattaatcattaaattaagaTCTCAAAAATTGTTTCTAAACAAAAGCTAAAGGAGGCACCATTAAAGTTTCAGTGAAACCTGCACTTGGCATATCACACCCAGGTATCCTTATATGAAAAGCGAGACccaaattttgacattgtgACACCTTTATTCCGgcaaaatgaaaccaaattttaatttcaaagcaTGATAGAAAAATAAGGTATGAAagtgtcatttgtcatttttgtgtaattttttttgcaattttatgccattttgtgtcatttttgtaggtctgtttttgaatcatttttgtgtcatttttttgagtcagttttgtataatttttttgtcatttttaactaaTGTTTGTGTAATGtttcgtgtaatttttgtgttttttgagtcattttgtgTCAGTTCTGTAtgatttttgcgtcattttagtgtaattttttgtgtaatGTTTCGTgtattttttggtatttttttcacgTTAGTTTTGTGTGACTTTTTGGTGatctttgtgtaatttttgtgtctttttaaTGTCACTTCTGTGTTAATTTTTTGCCattattgtgttatttttgtgtaattttaaaacaatttttgtgtcattttttttgttttttttttgtgtgaattttttgtgtaatttttgtgtaattttaatgtcatttttgtgtcatttctgtttaatttttgtgacattttagtgtcatttttttgtcatctttgtgtaatttttgtgtcatcttTGTGTCATCTTTGTGTCATCTTTGTGTCATCTTTGTGTcatctttgtgtcatttttgtgtcatttttgtgtcatttttgtgtcatttttgtgtcatttttgtgccatttttgtgccatttttgagtcatttttgtgccatttttgtgacatttttgtgtaatttttgtgtcatttttgtgtcatttttgtgacattttgtgtcatttttgtttaattttgtgacattttagtgtcatttttttgtcatcattgtgtcatttttgcgtaatttttgtgtcaattttgtatattttttgtgaaatgttcGTTTCATTTTCGTGTAATTTTCACATGAGTTTCGTGTgatgtttgtttaatttttgtgtcatttttgggtaAATTTATTCCCattattgtgtaatttttgtgtagcTTTAATacgatttttgtgaaaaatttgtgtaatttttgtgccatttttgtgtcatttttgtgtcatttttgtgttatttttgtgtcatttttgtgtcattttgtgtaccttttgtgtcatttttgtttcatttttgtgtaatctTTGTGTcacatttgtgttatttttgtttaatttttgtatcattcttgtcatttttgtgtcattcttgtcatttttgtgtcatttttgtgtcatttttgtgtcatttttgtgtcaattttgtgtcatttttgtgccattttcgtgtcatttttgtgtcgtttttgtgacatttttgtgtcaattttgtgtcatttttgtgtcatttatatgcaatttttatgcaattttgtgtcattcttgtaGGTATCATTTTCATATCATTtgatgatcatttttgtcacttttgtgtaattttttatgtcatttttgtttaatttttatgtaatttttgtatcatttttgtatcatttttgtgtcatttttgtgtcatttttgtgtaatttttgcgtaatttttgtgtaatttttgtgtaatttttgtgtaatttttgtgttatttttgtatatttttgtgtattttttgtgtaattttttgtaattttttgtaatttttgtgtcatttttgtgtaatttttgtgtaatttttgtgtaatttttgtgtaatttttgtgtaatttttgtgtaatttttgtgtaatttttgtgtaatttttgtgtaatttttgtgtcacttttgtgacatttttgtgtcatttttgtgtcattttttgtgtcatttttgtgtcatttttgggtcatttttgtgtcatttttgtgtaatttttgtgtgatttttgtgtcatttttgtgtcacttttttgtcatttttgtgtcatttttgtgtcatttttgtgtcatttttgtgccatttttgtgttacttttgtgacatttttgtgacatttttgtgtcatttttgtgttatttttgtgtcatttttgtgtcattttgtgtaccttttgtgtcatttttgtgacatttttgtgtaattttttggtcatttttgtgtcatttttgtgtcatgtatcaattttgtgtcatttttgtgtcatttttgtgtctctTCTGGGTCATTTCAGAgtcatttttgggtcatttcagagtcatttttatatcatgtttgtgtcattttttttttcatttatgtgccaattttgtgtcatttttatgcaattttgtgtcattcttgttggtaacattttcaaatcatttgattatcttttttgtcatttttgtgtcatttttgtgtcattttcgtgtcatttttgtgtcatttttgtgtcatttttgtgtcattttcgtgttatttttgtgtcatttttgtgtcatttttgtgtcatttttgtgtcatttttgtgtcatttttgtgacatttttgtatcatttttgtgtcatttttgtgtcattttcgtgtcatttttgtgtcatttttgtgtaatttttgtgttatttttgtgtcgtttttgtgtaatttttgtgtaatttttgtgtcgtttttgtgtcatttttgtgtcatttttgtgtcgtttttgtgtcgatttttctaacagtttttgtaacagtttttgtaacagtttttgtgtcatttttgtgtcatttcactgtcatttttgtgaaatttttgtgtcattttcgtgtcattgttgtgtcatttttgtgtcatttttgtatcatttttgtgtcatttttgtgtcatttttgtgtcatttatgtgccaaatttgtgtcatttttatgcaattttgtgTCAATCTTGTTGGTAACATTTTCATAtcatttgattatcatttttgtttcatttttttgtcatttttgtgtcattcttgtgtcatttttgtgtcatttacgtgttatttttgtttcatttctgtgtaatatttgtgtcatttttgtgtcatttttgtatcatttttgtgtcatttttgtgtcatttcagtgtcctttttgtgaaatttttgtgtcatttttgtatcatttttgtgtcatttttgtgtcatttatgtgccaattttgtgtcatttttatgcaattttgtgtcattcttgttGGTAACATTTTCATAtcatttgattatcatttttgtttaatttttttgtcatttttgtgtcattcttgtgtcatttttgtgtcattttcgtgttatttttgtgtcattttcgtgttatttttgtgtcatttttgtgtaatatttgtgtcatttttgtgtcatttttgtaacatttttgagtcatttttgtgtcatttttgtgtaattttgtgtcatttttggtcatttttgtgtcatttttgtgtcatttttgtgtcatttttgtgtcatttttgtgtcatttttgtgtcatttttgtgtcatttttgtgtcatttttgtgtcatttttgtgtcatttttgtgtcatttttgtgtcatttttgtgtcatttttgtgtcatttttgtgtcatttttgtgtcatttttgtgtcatttttgtgtcatttttgtgtcatttttgtgtcatttttgtgtcatttttgtgtcatttttgtgtcatttttgtgtcatttttgtgtcatttttgtgtcacttttgtgtcatttttgtatcattttttttatcatttttgtgtaatttttgtgtaatgtaagtgtattttttatgaaatttttgtgttattttggtgTATTTTCTGTTAAATGCATGTCGTAATGTTTTATttacggcaaatcagtccaattagtttttataaacgacgtttattttattccgacgtttcggtgtctattaacaccttcatcaggGATCAAAGTTGTCGTTTATTActtgttttttgtaaaaacgtaCTGTCCGGATTATTTGGTGtagaatcaatttgaaattcaaaatttaaatatatctc
It includes:
- the LOC129741325 gene encoding uncharacterized protein LOC129741325, giving the protein MEKQKSRVVPASSTSQNVLSTALGLPGNEAWSENERLEHPKPDDGKTPLSEDPSEPFLRKESESESSVENELLCCPPVSGKPKIYSIDLEKGQPDKRTSSASESSSHRKSKPRSPSKKSVGGKAKSQCDAKVVDKFVRNNRKRRKRKDAKAVLVKLCQCCPWTAPWSLLIVSAIQV